In the Aeromicrobium fastidiosum genome, TCGTCGAGCGTGTAGCCGATCGCGACCTTCGCGGCGATCTTGGCGATCGGGAAGCCCGTCGCCTTCGAGGCCAGGGCCGACGAGCGCGACACCCGCGGGTTCATCTCGATGACGACGATGCGGCCGTCCTCGGGGTTGACCGCGAACTGGATGTTGCAGCCGCCCGTGTCGACGCCGACCTCGCGGATGATGCCGATCGAGATGTCGCGCAGCCGCTGGTACTCCACGTCGGTCAACGTCATCGCCGGCGCGACCGTGATGGAGTCGCCCGTGTGGACGCCCATGGGATCGAAGTTCTCGATCGAGCAGACGATCACGACGTTGTCGGCCGTGTCGCGCATGACCTCGAGCTCGTACTCCTTCCAGCCGAGGATCGACTCCTCGAGGAGCACCTCGGTGGTGGGGCTCAGCGCGAGTCCCGAGCCGGCGATGCGGTGCAGGTCCTTCTCGTCGTACGCGAGGCCGGAGCCCGAGCCGCCCATCGTGAAGCTGGGACGGACGACGACGGGATAGCCGCCGAGTCCCTCGACGCCGTCGAGGCACTCCTGCATCGTGTGGCAGATGACCGAGTTGGCCGACTCCGCGCCCCACTCGGGAGGCAGCGTCGCCACGACCTCCTTGAAGGTCTCGCGGTTCTCGCCCTTCTGGATCGCGTCGATCGAGGCGCCGATGAGCTCGACGCCGTACTTCTCCAGCACCCCCGCGTCGTGCATCTGGATGGCCGCGTTCAGGGCCGTCTGACCGCCCAGCGTCGCGAGCAGGGCGTCGGGGCGCTCCTTGGCGATGACCTTCTCGACGAACTCCGGCGTGATCGGCTCGATGTAGGTCGCATCGGCGAACTCCGGATCGGTCATGATCGTGGCCGGGTTGGAGTTGATCAGGATGACGCGGATGCCCTCCTCCTGGAGGACGCGGCAGGCCTGGGTGCCCGAGTAGTCGAACTCGCACGCCTGACCGATCACGATCGGGCCGGAGCCGATGACCAGGACGCTCTTGATGTCAGTGCGCTTCGGCATCAGGCACCTCCGCCGGTTGAGCCTGTCGAAACCTCTGAGCCGGTCTGGTCTGTCTGCATGAGCTCCACGAATCTGTCGAAGAGGTAGGCCGCGTCGTGCGGGCCGGCCGCGGCCTCGGGGTGGTACTGGACGCTGAACGCGGGCTGGTCGAGCAGCGCGAGCCCCTCGACGACGTCGTCGTTGAGGCACACGTGGGTGACGCGTCCGGGTCCGAAGGGCGTCGCGAACTCGCCCTCCAGCGGCGCGTCGACCGCGAAGCCGTGGTTGTGCGCGGTGATCTCGACCTTGCCGGTCGTGAGGTCCTGCACGGGCTGGTTGATGCCGCGGTGGCCGTAGACCAGCTTGTAGGTGCCGCGGTCGAGCGCGCGGCCGAAGATCTGGTTGCCCAGGCAGATGCCGAAGTAGGGGATCTTGGCCGACAGCACCTGCTTGAGCACCGAGACGGCGTGCTCGGCGGCCGCCGGGTCGCCGGGACCGTTCGACATGAAGACCCCGTCGGCGCCGACCGCGGCGATCTCGTCGAACGTTGACGTCGCCGGCATGACGTGCACCTCGATGCCGCGCTCGGCCATGCGGCGCGGGGTCATGCCCTTGATGCCGAGGTCGATCGCGGCCACCGTGAAGCGCTTCTCGCCGACCGCCGGCACGACGTAGACCTCGTCGGTCGTGACATCGGCCAGGAAGTTGGCACCCTTCATCGACGGCGCCGCCGTGACACGCGCCAGCAGCGAATCGACATCGGTCGTGACCGAGCTGATGGCCCCGCGCATCGCGCCGCGCTCGCGCAGGTGACGGGTCAGGGCGCGGGTGTCGATGCCGGAGATGCCGACGACGCCCTGAGCTGCCAGCTCGTCGGCGAGCGACCGGTTGGACCGCCAGCTGCTCCGCACCCGGGCGGGGTCGCGGACGACGTAGCCGTCGACCCAGATGCGACGGGACTCGAAGTCCTCGTCGTTGACTCCCGTGTTGCCGATGTGCGGGGCCGTCATCGTCACGATCTGACCCTTGTAGGACGGATCGGTGAGCGTCTCCTGGTATCCGGTCATGCCGGTGGAGAACACGATCTCGCCGATCGTCTCGCCGACCGCTCCGTACGCCTCGCCGCGGAACACGCGGCCGTCCTCCAGGACGAGAACTGCTTCGGTCATGCGCTGGCACCTTCTGTAGACAAGGGAGTGACGAGGACGCGGTCACGGACGGTCGGTCTGCCGCGCAGGAAGGTCGCGACGACCTCACCGGGCAGCGTCAGGCCTGCATACGGGTTGTTGCGCGACAGCGAGGCCGTGTCGCGGGCGTCGATCGTGCGCGTCGCGGCGGGGTCGACCAGCACGATGTTGGCGGGCTCACCGACTGCGAGCGGACGTCCCTGGTTCGCGACGCGCCCGATCTCCGCCGGGGTGGCCGACATCTTCTGGGCGACCTGCTCCCACGTGAGGCGGCCGGTGTCGACCATGGTCTGCTGCACGACCGAGAGCGCGGTCTCGAGACCCAGCATGCCGAAGGCCGCGGCGGACCACTCGCACTCCTTGTCCTCCATGGGGTGCGGGGCGTGATCGGTCGCGACGATGTCGATCGTCCCGTCGGCCAGCCCGTCGCGCACGGCCTCGACGTCGTCGTTGGAGCGCAGTGGTGGGTTGACCTTGTAGATGGGGTCGTAGCTGCGCACGAGGTCGTCGCTCAGCAGCAGGTGGTGGGGGGTGACCTCGGCGGTGACGTCGATGCCCCGGCTCTTGGCCCAGCGGATGATCTCGACCGATCCGCGGGTCGAGAGGTGGCAGACGTGCAGGCGCGAGCCCACGTGCTCGGCCAGCAGCACGTCGCGGGCGATGATCGCCTCCTCGGCGACGGCCGGCCAGCCGACCAGCCCGAGCTCGCCGGAGAGCGGCCCCTCGTTCATCTGGGCACCCTCGGTCAGTCGCGGCTCCTGCGCGTGCTGCGCGATGACGCCGTCGAACGCCTTGACGTACTCCAGCGCGCGGCGCATCAGCACCGCGTCCGAGACGCACTTGCCGTCGTCGGAGAACACCTTGACGCCCGCGGCGGAGTCGGCCATCGCGCCGAGCTCGGCCAGCTGGGTGCCCTGCAGGCCCACCGTGACCGCGCCGACGGGCTGCACATCGCAGTAGCCGCCCTCGCGGCCGAGTCGCCACACCTGCTCGACAACGCCGGCGGTGTCGGCGACCGGCGACGTGTTGGCCATCGCGTGCACGCAGGTGAAGCCTCCGCGGGCGGCGGCCTGCGAGCCGGTGAGCACCGTCTCGGCGTCCTCGCGACCCGGCTCGCGCACGTGGGTGTGCAGGTCGACCAGGCCGGGCAGGGTCACGAGACCGGTGCCGTCGATGACCTCGTCCCCATCGAGACCCGTGCCGATCCCCGTGATGACACCGTCGGCGAAGGCGATGTCGACCGGATCGTTGCCGAGGAGCCGTGCTCCCCGGATGACGTAGCTGCTCATGACAGTCCTTCTTCGCTGGCTTCGGTCTCGCCGGCCGCGCCGCCGAGGAGGAGGTAGAGCACGGCCATGCGCACCGCGACGCCGTTGGTGACCTGCTCGACGATGACCGACCGGACGTGGTCGGCGACGTCGGCGGTGATCTCCATGCCGCGGTTCATGGGTCCGGGATGCATCACGATCGCGTGGTCGGGCAGCCGGTTCAGGCGTGCCGTGTCGAGCCCGTAGCGGCGCGAGTATTCGCGGGCGCTCGGGAAGTACGACGCGTTCATCCGCTCGGCCTGCACGCGCAGCATCATGACGGCGTCAGCGTCCTCGAGCGAGGCGTCGAGGTCGTACGACGTCTCGACGGGCCAGTGGTCGACTCCCACCGGCAGCAGCGTCGGCGGAGCGACGAGCGTGACGTGCGCGCCGAGCGTGTGCAGCAGCAGGGCGTTGGACCGTGCGACGCGGCTGTGCAGCACGTCGCCGACGATCGTGATCTTCTTGCCTGCCAGGTCCGAGCCCGTCGAGCCGACGAGGTGCCGGCGCATCGTGAACGCGTCGAGCAGGGCCTGCGTGGGGTGCTCGTGCGTGCCGTCGCCGGCGTTGATGACGGCACCCTTGGTCCAGCGCGCCTGGGCGAGTCGGTGCGGGGCGCCGGACGAGTGGTGCCGGATGATCACGGCGTCGGCGCCCATGGCCTGCAGCGTCAGCGCGGTGTCCTTGAGGCTCTCGCCCTTGGAGACGCTCGAGCCCTTGGCCGAGAAGTTGATGACGTCGGCGCTGAGCCGCTTGGCCGCGGCCTCGAACGAGATGCGCGTGCGGGTGGAGTCCTCGAAGAACAGGTTGACGACGGTGCGACCGCGCAGCGTCGGGAGCTTCTTGATGGGCCGGCTGGCGACGCCCAGCAGCTCCTCGGCGGTGTCGAGGATGCGGATCGCGTCGGTGCGGTCGAGGTCGCCGGCACTCAGGAGGTTCTTGATCATGCGCCGGCTCCTCCCGTCGAGGCAGGACCCGTGATCGAGACCGAGTCGATCTCGTCGGACTCGGTGAGCCGGACCTTGACCTTCTCGACCAGCGAGGTCGGCAGGTTCTTGCCCACGAAGTCGGCACGGATCGGCAGCTCGCGGTGGCCGCGGTCGATCAGCACCGCGAGCTGGACGGCCTTGGGGCGTCCCAGCTCGGTCAGCGCGTCGAGGGCCGCGCGGATCGTGCGGCCGGAGAACAGCACGTCGTCGATCAGCACGACGACCTTGCCGTCGATGTCGTCGGGGATCTCGGTGTGCTCGAGCGCCCGCGCCGGCTTGAGGCGCAGGTC is a window encoding:
- the carA gene encoding glutamine-hydrolyzing carbamoyl-phosphate synthase small subunit; protein product: MTEAVLVLEDGRVFRGEAYGAVGETIGEIVFSTGMTGYQETLTDPSYKGQIVTMTAPHIGNTGVNDEDFESRRIWVDGYVVRDPARVRSSWRSNRSLADELAAQGVVGISGIDTRALTRHLRERGAMRGAISSVTTDVDSLLARVTAAPSMKGANFLADVTTDEVYVVPAVGEKRFTVAAIDLGIKGMTPRRMAERGIEVHVMPATSTFDEIAAVGADGVFMSNGPGDPAAAEHAVSVLKQVLSAKIPYFGICLGNQIFGRALDRGTYKLVYGHRGINQPVQDLTTGKVEITAHNHGFAVDAPLEGEFATPFGPGRVTHVCLNDDVVEGLALLDQPAFSVQYHPEAAAGPHDAAYLFDRFVELMQTDQTGSEVSTGSTGGGA
- a CDS encoding dihydroorotase, coding for MSSYVIRGARLLGNDPVDIAFADGVITGIGTGLDGDEVIDGTGLVTLPGLVDLHTHVREPGREDAETVLTGSQAAARGGFTCVHAMANTSPVADTAGVVEQVWRLGREGGYCDVQPVGAVTVGLQGTQLAELGAMADSAAGVKVFSDDGKCVSDAVLMRRALEYVKAFDGVIAQHAQEPRLTEGAQMNEGPLSGELGLVGWPAVAEEAIIARDVLLAEHVGSRLHVCHLSTRGSVEIIRWAKSRGIDVTAEVTPHHLLLSDDLVRSYDPIYKVNPPLRSNDDVEAVRDGLADGTIDIVATDHAPHPMEDKECEWSAAAFGMLGLETALSVVQQTMVDTGRLTWEQVAQKMSATPAEIGRVANQGRPLAVGEPANIVLVDPAATRTIDARDTASLSRNNPYAGLTLPGEVVATFLRGRPTVRDRVLVTPLSTEGASA
- a CDS encoding aspartate carbamoyltransferase catalytic subunit, which translates into the protein MIKNLLSAGDLDRTDAIRILDTAEELLGVASRPIKKLPTLRGRTVVNLFFEDSTRTRISFEAAAKRLSADVINFSAKGSSVSKGESLKDTALTLQAMGADAVIIRHHSSGAPHRLAQARWTKGAVINAGDGTHEHPTQALLDAFTMRRHLVGSTGSDLAGKKITIVGDVLHSRVARSNALLLHTLGAHVTLVAPPTLLPVGVDHWPVETSYDLDASLEDADAVMMLRVQAERMNASYFPSAREYSRRYGLDTARLNRLPDHAIVMHPGPMNRGMEITADVADHVRSVIVEQVTNGVAVRMAVLYLLLGGAAGETEASEEGLS
- the pyrR gene encoding bifunctional pyr operon transcriptional regulator/uracil phosphoribosyltransferase PyrR, with the protein product MSASDDAERAGTAHHQAPDDGRTVLDQHDISRALTRITHEILERNRDSAGLVLLGIPTRGVHLARRIAQRMSEVEQRTITAGALDITMYRDDLRLKPARALEHTEIPDDIDGKVVVLIDDVLFSGRTIRAALDALTELGRPKAVQLAVLIDRGHRELPIRADFVGKNLPTSLVEKVKVRLTESDEIDSVSITGPASTGGAGA